The following are encoded in a window of Mustelus asterias chromosome 11, sMusAst1.hap1.1, whole genome shotgun sequence genomic DNA:
- the LOC144500661 gene encoding galactoside alpha-(1,2)-fucosyltransferase 2-like isoform X2 codes for MSQHIFAVDLDSRARSGYPCSWTFYHHIREEILREFTFHDFIKDQANAFLRRIGGERKNVTYVGVHVRRGDYMQIMPDVWKGVIADKEYLDTAMAYFRNKYKNVIFAVTSNGMDWSKQNIDNSKGDVFFSDDPKQSSPANDIAILAHCNHTIMTVGTFGFWAGYLAGGETIYLANFTLPESPFLKLFKYEAAFLPQWIGIPADLSPLLS; via the exons ATGAGTCAACACATTTTTGCTGTGGACCTTGATTCGcgtgccagatcag GATACCCGTGTTCCTGGACCTTTTATCATCACATCCGAGAAGAAATTCTCCGTGAGTTCACCTTTCATGACTTCATCAAAGACCAGGCCAATGCATTCCTGAGACGCATTGGAGGGGAGCGAAAGAATGTGACATATGTCGGTGTGCATGTTCGAAGGGGAGATTACATGCAAAtcatgccagatgtgtggaaaggAGTCATAGCTGATAAGGAATATTTAGACACTGCAATGGCTTACTTCCGAAATAAATACAAAAACGTCATCTTTGCAGTGACGAGTAACGGGATGGATTGGAGTAAACAGAACATCGATAATTCCAAAGGAGATGTTTTCTTTTCAGATGATCCAAAGCAATCCAGTCCGGCTAATGACATTGCTATCCTTGCTCATTGTAACCACACTATAATGACAGTAGGGACATTTGGTTTTTGGGCTGGTTACCTGGCAGGTGGGGAGACAATTTACCTCGCAAACTTCACTCTGCCAGAATCACCATTTCTAAAGTTATTTAAGTACGAAGCGGCTTTCTTACCTCAGTGGATTGGAATTCCTGCTGATCTCTCACCTCTTCTGTCTTAA
- the LOC144500661 gene encoding galactoside alpha-(1,2)-fucosyltransferase 2-like isoform X1, whose amino-acid sequence MIHFNTAYVWPSKRKLLLFLILCSAVTLIVVMYEGITLANFIYLFKNVPTELRCKALKGLERANTSIKGFCTFKSDGRLGNQMGEYATLYALAKLNGYQAYILPAMANYLSPIFNITLPVLHRSMRYKIYWKEYHLNDWMEDQYHNIPEHCVMLTGYPCSWTFYHHIREEILREFTFHDFIKDQANAFLRRIGGERKNVTYVGVHVRRGDYMQIMPDVWKGVIADKEYLDTAMAYFRNKYKNVIFAVTSNGMDWSKQNIDNSKGDVFFSDDPKQSSPANDIAILAHCNHTIMTVGTFGFWAGYLAGGETIYLANFTLPESPFLKLFKYEAAFLPQWIGIPADLSPLLS is encoded by the coding sequence ATGATTCATTTTAACACAGCTTATGTTTGGCCGAGCAAGAGAAAGCTGCTGTTGTTTTTAATATTGTGCTCTGCAGTAACATTAATTGTCGTAATGTATGAAGGTATCACGCTAgccaattttatttatttgtttaaaaatgtacCCACGGAATTGCGATGTAAAGCACTGAAAGGCCTTGAAAGGGCGAACACTTCCATAAAAGGGTTTTGCACATTTAAATCTGATGGGCGACTTGGCAACCAGATGGGGGAGTATGCAACATTGTACGCATTGGCAAAATTGAATGGGTACCAGGCGTACATTTTGCCTGCCATGGCCAATTACCTGTCCCCAATTTTCAATATTACCCTTCCGGTCCTCCATAGAAGTATGAGATATAAAATATATTGGAAAGAATATCATCTCAATGACTGGATGGAGGATCAGTACCACAATATTCCAGAGCACTGTGTTATGTTGACAGGATACCCGTGTTCCTGGACCTTTTATCATCACATCCGAGAAGAAATTCTCCGTGAGTTCACCTTTCATGACTTCATCAAAGACCAGGCCAATGCATTCCTGAGACGCATTGGAGGGGAGCGAAAGAATGTGACATATGTCGGTGTGCATGTTCGAAGGGGAGATTACATGCAAAtcatgccagatgtgtggaaaggAGTCATAGCTGATAAGGAATATTTAGACACTGCAATGGCTTACTTCCGAAATAAATACAAAAACGTCATCTTTGCAGTGACGAGTAACGGGATGGATTGGAGTAAACAGAACATCGATAATTCCAAAGGAGATGTTTTCTTTTCAGATGATCCAAAGCAATCCAGTCCGGCTAATGACATTGCTATCCTTGCTCATTGTAACCACACTATAATGACAGTAGGGACATTTGGTTTTTGGGCTGGTTACCTGGCAGGTGGGGAGACAATTTACCTCGCAAACTTCACTCTGCCAGAATCACCATTTCTAAAGTTATTTAAGTACGAAGCGGCTTTCTTACCTCAGTGGATTGGAATTCCTGCTGATCTCTCACCTCTTCTGTCTTAA